A single genomic interval of Sceloporus undulatus isolate JIND9_A2432 ecotype Alabama chromosome 2, SceUnd_v1.1, whole genome shotgun sequence harbors:
- the LOC121921978 gene encoding gastrula zinc finger protein XlCGF52.1-like isoform X2 — translation MEEKLAILVSLGGDRQEGQNVREPSMSLEERMQCCIFQFQPKKEKGSKIDTQEKKVNKASASQAGDFCGSVTEEKSQKGEEQSKCIYLECGRSPSCKESLALHQEIHVERIHTQKRKSEFSGCEETLRWRSYQSPETMSRKTYLSSHKVDHTGEIQINYMGYTNSFIGKTNLIHHQIIHTGEEPFKCLECGKSFNRKQNFILHRRIHTGEKPFECLECGKSFSQKQNLTHHQRIHTGEKPFECLECGKKFNQKTHLTRHQRIHTGEKPFECLVCGRKFNQKMELTCHQRIHTGEKPFACLDCGKKFSQKINLIRHQRMHTGEKPLACLDCGKKFNQKTELSIHQRIHTGEKPFKCLECGKKFSQKTDLTRHERIHTGEKPFTCLECGKKFSRKINLTHHQRIHTREKPFKYLE, via the exons ATGGAGGAGAAACTGGCAATCCTGGTCTCTCTGG GTGGTGATAGACAAGAGGGACAGAATGTAAGAGAACCAAGTATGTCTTTAGAGGAAAGAATGCAGTGTTGCATATTTCAATTTCAAccgaagaaagagaagggaagtaaAATTGACACTCAAGAAAAGAAGGTGAATAAAGCTTCTGCTTCTCAGGCTGGAGATTTCTGTGGAAGTGTCACTGAAGAAAAAAGCCAGAAAGGAGAGGAACAGAGTAAATGTATTTATCTTGAATGTGGGAGGAGCCCCAGTTGTAAAGAAAGCCTTGCTCTTCACCAGGAAATTCATGTAGAAagaattcacacacaaaaaagaaaaagtgagtTCTCAGGGTGTGAAGAGACATTAAGGTGGAGATCATATCAAAGCCCTGAAACAATGAGTAGGAAGACATACCTATCTAGTCATAAAGTAGATCACACCGGAGAAATACAAATTAATTATATGGGATACACAAACAGTTTCATCGGAAAGACAAATCTCATTCATCATCAAAtaattcatacaggagaagagccattcaaatgcctggaatgtggaaagagtttcaatCGGAAGCAAAATTTCATTCTTCATcgaagaattcatacaggagagaagccatttgaatgcctggaatgtggaaagagtttcagtcagAAGCAAAATCTCACTcatcatcaaagaattcatacaggagagaagccatttgaatgcctggaatgtgggaaAAAATTCAATCAGAAGACACATCTCACTCGTCATCAAAggattcatacaggagagaagccatttgaATGCTTAGTGTGTGGAAGGAAATTCAATCAGAAGATGGAGCTCACttgtcatcaaagaattcatacaggagaaaagccatttgCATGCTTAGactgtggaaagaaattcagtcaGAAGATAAATCTCATTCGTCATCAAAGAATGcatacaggagaaaagccacTTGCATGCTTAGactgtggaaagaaattcaatcAGAAGACAGAACTCAGTATTCATCAAAGAATACATACAGGAGAAAAGCCGTTTAAATGCTTAGagtgtggaaagaaattcagtcaGAAGACAGATCTCACTCGTCAtgaaagaattcatacaggagagaagccatttacctgcctggaatgtggaaagaaattcagtaGGAAGATAAATCTCACTcatcatcaaagaattcatacaagagagaagccatttaaatacCTGGAATGA
- the LOC121921978 gene encoding gastrula zinc finger protein XlCGF52.1-like isoform X1, which yields MLYFCKPSHFLPGGDRQEGQNVREPSMSLEERMQCCIFQFQPKKEKGSKIDTQEKKVNKASASQAGDFCGSVTEEKSQKGEEQSKCIYLECGRSPSCKESLALHQEIHVERIHTQKRKSEFSGCEETLRWRSYQSPETMSRKTYLSSHKVDHTGEIQINYMGYTNSFIGKTNLIHHQIIHTGEEPFKCLECGKSFNRKQNFILHRRIHTGEKPFECLECGKSFSQKQNLTHHQRIHTGEKPFECLECGKKFNQKTHLTRHQRIHTGEKPFECLVCGRKFNQKMELTCHQRIHTGEKPFACLDCGKKFSQKINLIRHQRMHTGEKPLACLDCGKKFNQKTELSIHQRIHTGEKPFKCLECGKKFSQKTDLTRHERIHTGEKPFTCLECGKKFSRKINLTHHQRIHTREKPFKYLE from the exons ATGCTGTATTTCTGCAAGCCGAGTCACTTTTTACCAG GTGGTGATAGACAAGAGGGACAGAATGTAAGAGAACCAAGTATGTCTTTAGAGGAAAGAATGCAGTGTTGCATATTTCAATTTCAAccgaagaaagagaagggaagtaaAATTGACACTCAAGAAAAGAAGGTGAATAAAGCTTCTGCTTCTCAGGCTGGAGATTTCTGTGGAAGTGTCACTGAAGAAAAAAGCCAGAAAGGAGAGGAACAGAGTAAATGTATTTATCTTGAATGTGGGAGGAGCCCCAGTTGTAAAGAAAGCCTTGCTCTTCACCAGGAAATTCATGTAGAAagaattcacacacaaaaaagaaaaagtgagtTCTCAGGGTGTGAAGAGACATTAAGGTGGAGATCATATCAAAGCCCTGAAACAATGAGTAGGAAGACATACCTATCTAGTCATAAAGTAGATCACACCGGAGAAATACAAATTAATTATATGGGATACACAAACAGTTTCATCGGAAAGACAAATCTCATTCATCATCAAAtaattcatacaggagaagagccattcaaatgcctggaatgtggaaagagtttcaatCGGAAGCAAAATTTCATTCTTCATcgaagaattcatacaggagagaagccatttgaatgcctggaatgtggaaagagtttcagtcagAAGCAAAATCTCACTcatcatcaaagaattcatacaggagagaagccatttgaatgcctggaatgtgggaaAAAATTCAATCAGAAGACACATCTCACTCGTCATCAAAggattcatacaggagagaagccatttgaATGCTTAGTGTGTGGAAGGAAATTCAATCAGAAGATGGAGCTCACttgtcatcaaagaattcatacaggagaaaagccatttgCATGCTTAGactgtggaaagaaattcagtcaGAAGATAAATCTCATTCGTCATCAAAGAATGcatacaggagaaaagccacTTGCATGCTTAGactgtggaaagaaattcaatcAGAAGACAGAACTCAGTATTCATCAAAGAATACATACAGGAGAAAAGCCGTTTAAATGCTTAGagtgtggaaagaaattcagtcaGAAGACAGATCTCACTCGTCAtgaaagaattcatacaggagagaagccatttacctgcctggaatgtggaaagaaattcagtaGGAAGATAAATCTCACTcatcatcaaagaattcatacaagagagaagccatttaaatacCTGGAATGA